TCAGCTACACAGAATTCCGCTTCCTATATAATAGAAGCGGATTTTTTCAGGCAGCCTGAAAACGGTTACCCAAGAAATACCCCATGCCCGCCAACCCCATCCCATCCGAACATCCCCACGACTACACCCTCTCCCCCTGCATGCTCACCGACTGGACCTTCACGCGCTACCACACGCCCGGCAAATCCGAGTATGCCGTGGTGTACGGCACAGTCGCCCAAGATGGTTCGGGACGCTTTGCCGCAGGCGGCCGAATCCGCACCTCGCCCGTTACCCTATGGGCTGCACCGCTGGCACATACGCACAACTCGGTGTACTGCCTGCTGGAAGGTGCAGGCTGCTTTTGCGACCTGCCTGCAACCTTGCAGCCTGCCATAGACAGTTTGGGTATTGACCCTGCAGAAGCGGCCGTTATCCTGCAAAACACCTTCATACAGCCTGCACATGCCTTGCCTGAAACCGCCTGTTTCGGCGTTCCGGTGATGCGGCCGGTAGGGCAGAGAGATTTTCCGGTCATCATGGAACATCACATCGCTGCATTACCGTTCTACCCGTTTTGGCGGGACAGCAGCATCGGTTCCGCCCAAAGCCTGATAGACGGACAAGCCGCCATTTTCTTGCACGATTGGAACGCATTCTGCCGCCTGTTTGTCCGTACCGGTAAACACCGCGGCCAAACCGGCCATACCAGTAAACAAGCTGCAAACGGCCAATATAGCTATTTTGGCCTGCCGATTGTGCATACACTAGGACAAGACAATGCCCCTGCCGTATCGGAAGCCGACATCGCCAAACTGCCGTTTTACGCCTATTGGCACACTGCCTGCGTTTCCGATATACATCCGTTAGCAGACGGCTCACATGCCGTGAACCTTGCCGATTGGGAAGCCTTCTGCCGACGGTTGGTATTGACCGGCAGATAGATGGGCAAAAAAGTGCAGGCTGCTTTTTATCGCCCCAACCCCGTTTCAGACGGCCTCTAAAGCAGCCTGCACCTTATTTTTCATTGTCAGATCCCCAGAAATCGAGTACCCCATGCCCCAAACCTATTTCACCGCCGACTGGCACTTCTCCCATCCCAACATCGCCCGATACTGCCCGCAATTCCGCCTGCAAAGCGATAACGCCGACGAGCTGAACGAATACCTGATCGACTACTGGAACCGCGTCGTTACTCCGCAAGACACTGTATACAACCTCGGCGATGTCTGCTTTGCCAAAAAGCTCGCACACATCGAAGCCGTGCTGCAACGGCTCAACGGGCAGCATCATTTGATCTACGGCAACCACGACTACCTGATTCGGCAAAACGAAGCATATTTCCTCAACATGCGCAAAGCCGACGGCCATCCGTTGCTCTCGTCCGCCAGCCATTACCTGCGGCTCAAACTGCCCGAAATCGGCAATACCGCGATTTTGTGCCACTATCCCTTATACGAATGGGACGGTATCCACCACGGCCTATACCACCTCTACGGCCATCTGCACGACCGCATGGCTGCTGTCAAAGGACGCGCCCTCAATGTCGGCTGGGATATGCACGGCCGTTTCCTGACCGCACAGGATATTGACAGCTTCCTGCGCGACCTCCCTGCCGTGCAGTATTTCGACGACAAGCAAAACGTTATCGTTGGTAACAGTACGGAAGATGCAGCTGCAAAAATTCGGGCGAGATTGGCGGCATTGAATGAATGAGCTTTTATTTTTAGAAATGAATTTTCAGGTAGCCTTGAATGGTGCAGGCTGCCTGAAAAACAGTCGGCAAAACAAAAGGACGGGTTTTCAATCCGTCCTTTTGCATCAGCAATACCGCCAAGTGTCCCGCATAAAATGAATGATCTCGTTTAGCGGCACGGGCGAAAGCGTAAACAGCTTGTCCCCTTTTTTCTGCTCCACTTCCAAAATCAATATACAGCCTTCCGACAATTTGCCCTGTCCGTCAAATTCCAATTCTTTAATTTTTACCGACCGGGTGATGCCGTTATCCGCCAAGTTCTGCCCGTATGCCTCGCCCGTGTGCCCGTAAAAATGGTAGGTAAACGCCAGTTGGTCCAACACATCGGCAATCTCTTCCGCGCCGTAACCTCTTTGGCTGTCGGCAAAACGTTTCGGGTGTTCTCTTCTTTGCTCGGCACCTTCCATTGGTGCTGGGCGATGAGTTGGCCGTTTTCGTCGTAGTCGAAGCAGGTGATGCTGTGGCGGTTGGCGGCGCGGACGAGGTTGCCGTCCAAGTCGTATTGGTAAGCGGCCTCCTGAACTCTGTCGCCACCGTCGCGGGCGAGGGTGTGGATTAATCGTCCCAATATATCGCGTTTGAACTCGGTAATCCGCAGCGGGGTTTGGCGGTCGAGGTCGTCTGAAAGCGGGGCGGCGTCTTTTTTGGGGACGGGCTGTCCGCCCAGCTGCGCCATCAGTTTGGCGGCGAGGGAGGCGTCGTCGCCGAATTCGCGCTGCTCGACCAGCTCGTTGCCGGCGTTGTAGCGGTAGCCGGTCAGCTTATGGTCGAAACCGCTTTCGGCAATCAGGCGGTCGAGGACGTCGTAGGCAAAGCGGTAGCGCGCACCGTTTTCATTGGTGAGGCCGACTAAGCGGCGGGCTTTGTCGTAATGGTAGCCGAAGGTATGGCCCAAAGCATTGATGCGTCGGATCGGCAGACCGTCTTGGCCGTATTCGTAGGAAGTGGTATGGCCTTCGCCGTCAGTATGGGTTTTCAGACGACCTCAAAAAAGGATTGAGGTCGTCTGAAAAATAGAAACCGCGTGCATGCGTACCGCACACACCCTACGTCGGGATTGGAGGTTTCATGCGAGCTACTGCTTGCTCAGTTCGTCTGAAAAGTTTTTTCAGACGAACTGATAAGTCATTTGAACAAGAGACCGCGTGTGTGCCTTGAGGAATGAACCCTATGTTCGGGTTACGGCTTGCTGTATAGTTTTTTCATTTGAGGATCAAATTTGTTGAGAACCATCAAAATTTGTATCTAACCCATCTAT
Above is a window of Neisseria mucosa DNA encoding:
- a CDS encoding phosphoesterase codes for the protein MPQTYFTADWHFSHPNIARYCPQFRLQSDNADELNEYLIDYWNRVVTPQDTVYNLGDVCFAKKLAHIEAVLQRLNGQHHLIYGNHDYLIRQNEAYFLNMRKADGHPLLSSASHYLRLKLPEIGNTAILCHYPLYEWDGIHHGLYHLYGHLHDRMAAVKGRALNVGWDMHGRFLTAQDIDSFLRDLPAVQYFDDKQNVIVGNSTEDAAAKIRARLAALNE